The genomic stretch CGTCATTTGCATAGCCAATATGTGCTCCAATCAAGCAAGCGGTTTCAATCAAACGCGAGGTTTTTTTGTCAATCATATTTAAATATTCAGGCATAGTGACATCTTTTCTGTCGTTGAATTCCATGTCTAAGACTTGACCTTCACAAACTTCGATTAGTTCGTTTGTGAATAAATCCAAGATTTGCTCACTTCGGCTATGCTCTGAAGCTTTAGGAAGCAATTTATAAGCATAACCCACCATTACATCTCCGGTCAGTATCGCCACGTCACTATTCCATTTCATATGCACAGTTTGGCGACCCCTTCTGAGTGGAGAACCATCCATAATATCGTCGTGAACGAGTGTGAAATTGTGCAAAATTTCGATTGCGGCTCCGCATTTAGTTGCTTCATATGGATTGGCGCCGACGACTCCGGCACAAATCATTGCAAGTACAGGTCGAATCCTTTTGCCGCCTTCTTGCATAATATATCGAAATGGTTCGTATAAATTATTGGGTTGCCCAAACGGTAATGATTCTTGAATATTTTTTTCAACTTCATTTAAAAATTTGTCAAATTCTATCTTGAAATCCATCTTTTCACCATTCTTAATTATTTAGTATATAATACTTTCCGGGTAATTGTCTGATATGCCCGTTAAATTCTAACTCGAGTAGCAAAACGAGCAACATTGAGATGTCGAGTTCGCTTTTTTGGAGCAATGCATCTATATGAAGCGGCTCATATGAGAGCAAACTATAAAGCAATTCAGCACTCTTGTTTGAAAATACAGGTGCTTTTTTGACTGCTTCAAATTCCACTTTGTCGAAACCTAAGTCCTGCAAGATTTGCTGTGGCGATAAAGCTATTTTGGCGGCTTCTGCTCTGATTAAATCATTTGTTCCGTCGCTTGTTTTGTTGTTGATATTTCCTGGTATCGCAAATACGTCACGACCTTCGTTGAAAGCGATTCTTGCTGTAATCAAAGAGCCACCTTTTGCAGCACTTTCAACTATCAAAACTGCTTTCGATACTCCGGCAATTATCCTATTTCGCTGAGGGAAAGAGCTTAAATTGGCACTAATTCCAAATTTATACTCGGAAATTATTGCTCCGCCTGTTTCAATGATTTTGTCAGAATTTGTAACGGATGTTGAAGGGGAGAGCTTGTCTATTCCTGAAGCGATAACTGCATATGTAATCCCATTGCCTTTGACTGTTGTCATATGCGCTATTGTATCTATTCCATAGGCTAATCCGCTCACCACGACTACATTATTTAATGCAAAATAATCTGCAAATCTTTCTGCACAAAGTTTTCCGTATGTCGAAGGGCGTCTTGTTCCAACGATTGCAATTGCAATAGAATCAGATGCTTGCAACGTTCCCTTGACAAAAAGTATAGGTGGTGGATAGGCAATAGATTTCAATAATGTGGGGTATTCAGAATCCCAAAGAGTGACAAATTTGCTTTTGTTTTTTTCCGCGTGTTCAATTTGCTTCATGCTTTCATCGTAATAATGATTACCGGAAGCGAACAAATCATCCGCAAAAACTTTGTTCCTAATCGGATGCGATGATTCCGTCATTTCGTTCAGTGATTTGAAATCGCTGACTATTCTAACCAATTCGTATGATGAAAGCTTTTTGTAAAACTTAGTCTGAGTATGTCAAGTATATTCCAATCAGATGGTATCGCCATAAGTATTTTCGTAAATTTTGTTGAGTAAAATTGCAGATGCAGATGCTACATTTAATGATTCAATATCCCTGTTCATTTTAATTTCAAAAATTTTGTCACAATGTTCTAAAATCTCGCTATCTATTCCTTTGTTTCGTTGCCAAAAATAATGATTTTTTTGCCAATAAAATCAAAATTTTCAAAAGATTCAGATTCTAAATTATTTTCAATTGCAAAGATGCTATATTTATTATGTTTCAATGAGTTAAACGAATCATTTAAAGCATTTACATATGCAATTTTGACTTTGAAAAGTGAACCCATAGAAACTCTTGCAACTCTCCGCGAATAAGGATAATAAGTGCCCGCATCTATCAAAATGGAATCAATTCCAAAAGCTATGCAATTTCGGATAATCGAACCCAAATTTTCTGCATCGTTTATATTATTGAGTGCGACTATTGTATCAGAAAGTTCGCTTACATCGAAAAATTTTGGTGTACGAGCAACAGCTAAAATCCCCGTGTGCAATTTAAAACCTGCAATATGATTCATCAAAGCTTTTGAAGCGACAAATTGAAAATTATCGGGAACATTGCTATTAATCAAATCTGCATTTTCATTGAAAAAATCTTCAGTTACAAATACGGAAACAGTTTTGAGTTCGCTTTGAAGTAATTTTCTAACTACTTTTCTACCTTCGACTACAAATTTATCTCTTCTCGTGCCATCAATAGATTGCTGTTTCAAATTT from Candidatus Kapaibacterium sp. encodes the following:
- a CDS encoding polyprenyl synthetase family protein, producing the protein MDFKIEFDKFLNEVEKNIQESLPFGQPNNLYEPFRYIMQEGGKRIRPVLAMICAGVVGANPYEATKCGAAIEILHNFTLVHDDIMDGSPLRRGRQTVHMKWNSDVAILTGDVMVGYAYKLLPKASEHSRSEQILDLFTNELIEVCEGQVLDMEFNDRKDVTMPEYLNMIDKKTSRLIETACLIGAHIGYANDEQIAILNNIAHSAGLAFQIQDDLLDMVAEEKKLGKKIGKDINEGKKTYLILAAKENAVEESDVKLIDDFYQNNGLPEQFIPQMDEMFRRTGTYEIATEQIREYFENAYSELKKLEENDYTKMLNWLINAIENRKF
- a CDS encoding RNA methyltransferase; this encodes MIYIDNVEDSIVADYQNLKQQSIDGTRRDKFVVEGRKVVRKLLQSELKTVSVFVTEDFFNENADLINSNVPDNFQFVASKALMNHIAGFKLHTGILAVARTPKFFDVSELSDTIVALNNINDAENLGSIIRNCIAFGIDSILIDAGTYYPYSRRVARVSMGSLFKVKIAYVNALNDSFNSLKHNKYSIFAIENNLESESFENFDFIGKKIIIFGNETKE
- the dprA gene encoding DNA-processing protein DprA, producing MVRIVSDFKSLNEMTESSHPIRNKVFADDLFASGNHYYDESMKQIEHAEKNKSKFVTLWDSEYPTLLKSIAYPPPILFVKGTLQASDSIAIAIVGTRRPSTYGKLCAERFADYFALNNVVVVSGLAYGIDTIAHMTTVKGNGITYAVIASGIDKLSPSTSVTNSDKIIETGGAIISEYKFGISANLSSFPQRNRIIAGVSKAVLIVESAAKGGSLITARIAFNEGRDVFAIPGNINNKTSDGTNDLIRAEAAKIALSPQQILQDLGFDKVEFEAVKKAPVFSNKSAELLYSLLSYEPLHIDALLQKSELDISMLLVLLLELEFNGHIRQLPGKYYILNN